In one Brassica oleracea var. oleracea cultivar TO1000 chromosome C9, BOL, whole genome shotgun sequence genomic region, the following are encoded:
- the LOC106314046 gene encoding cysteine-rich receptor-like protein kinase 41 — MVMTCSSSRPQHLLFFSFLFFFIPFLSLAQPITVNIDSSIWNFPSNTACLSKQSNFSGSLFSNNLNRLVSSIPSRHSNTYNFYHFSVGDQERVEATGLCNRVLTRVDCLNCISQAAVNLTTTTYCPAHREAYVRATKCMFRYSDKPILGKLETSPVLEAAKPNDAAGDKDEFIRLQSELLNRLRQEAAAGGVKRKYAQGNGTGPQPNTTFFASVQCTPDLSERDCNKCLNYGFGNATKGRLGLRWFCPSCSFQIETNLRFFLIESEYESDLPRKPRPEQSSAWMSKNERRLLIHDWTEGVVC; from the exons ATGGTTATGACATGTTCTTCTTCTCGACCACAACACTTGTTGTTCTTCTCGTTCTTGTTCTTTTTCATCCCTTTTCTCAGCTTAGCACAACCAATCACCGTCAACATAGACAGTTCTATATGGAACTTCCCTTCAAACACAGCATGTTTATCCAAACAAAGCAACTTCTCCGGATCTTTATTCTCCAACAACCTTAACCGTCTTGTCTCATCAATCCCTTCTCGCCATTCAAACACCTACAACTTCTACCACTTCTCGGTCGGAGATCAAGAACGAGTAGAAGCCACTGGACTCTGCAACAGAGTCCTCACACGAGTAGATTGTCTCAACTGTATCTCCCAAGCTGCAGTAAACCTAACCACCACAACTTACTGTCCAGCTCATAGAGAAGCTTACGTACGTGCCACGAAATGTATGTTTCGTTACTCAGACAAACCCATTCTAGGGAAACTCGAAACGAGTCCAGTCTTGGAGGCAGCAAAGCCTAATGATGCAGCGGGAGATAAAGACGAGTTTATTCGTTTGCAAAGCGAGTTACTTAACCGACTCAGACAAGAAGCTGCAGCAGGTGGAGTTAAGAGGAAGTATGCTCAAGGAAATGGTACTGGTCCACAACCTAACACAACATTCTTCGCTTCCGTGCAGTGCACGCCAGATTTGTCTGAGAGAGACTGCAACAAATGTCTCAACTATGGTTTTGGGAACGCGACCAAAGGGAGATTAGGGCTCAGATGGTTTTGTCCTAGCTGTAGCTTTCAGATAGAGACTAACTTGAGATTCTTCCTTATCGAGAGCGAGTATGAGTCTGATCTACCAAGAAAACCAAGACCAGAACAGA GTTCTGCTTGGATGAGCAAGAACGAGAGACGACTACTTATCCATGACTGGACAGAAGGTGTTGTCTGTTGA
- the LOC106315856 gene encoding uncharacterized protein At4g00950, with protein sequence MKTQHKTLVDIKDPHTPLRREETRRKREREIQLPHRTMAAEKEPEQEENSAAMKLPVLPIKPNSHSHSMSSPIHSSIAASVPFSWEEEPGKPKQHSSSSSSSSSSPLTSYSSSSPQTHKSLELPPRLHSLEKDGRSLTKLNSPITVFDGPYSMTRSRRLDSPSFRMMVKGGGDCYGSFRSDMYGDLDDVDEETKQENMSSGGSLALVKKRRGLGFFGFSRRRALKRKTEFGRGSYVFPSSVDRESESGKKEVEEGEDNRFGYGDGDGITCSQSSRFCEVNIANISRTGSFSTLPTPSSSSKSHFWTNVYAGLKQVVPWKNKKTTG encoded by the exons ATGAAGACACAGCATAAAACACTTGTAGATATAAAAGACCCACACACACCTCTGAGAAGAGAAGAGACGAGAAGAAAGAGAGAGAGAGAGATTCAACTTCCACATAGAACCATGGCAGCTGAAAAAGAACCAGAGCAAGAAGAGAACTCGGCAGCAATGAAACTACCGGTTTTACCAATTAAACCCAACAGTCACAGCCACTCTATGTCATCACCCATTCACAGTTCCATAGCAGCTTCTGTCCCCTTTAGCTGGGAAGAAGAGCCTGGCAAGCCCAAGCAACACTCTTCTTCATCTTCATCATCCTCTTCCTCACCATTAACTTCTTATTCTTCATCTTCTCCTCAAACCCACAAGTCCTTGGAGCTGCCACCAAGGCTACACTCCCTTGAAAAGGATGGACGATCACTCACCAAACTGAACTCGCCCATCACTGTCTTTGATGGACCTTACAGCATGACAAGATCAAGAAGGTTGGATTCACCTTCCTTTAGGATGATGGTGAAAGGTGGTGGTGACTGTTATGGGTCTTTCAGGAGTGACATGTATGGTGATTTAGATGATGTTGATGAGGAGACCAAGCAGGAGAACATGAGTAGTGGTGGCTCTTTGGCTCTTGTGAAGAAGAGAAGGGGACTAGGGTTTTTTGGGTTTAGTAGGAGAAGGGCTTTGAAAAGAAAAACAGAGTTTGGTAGAGGTAGTTATGTGTTTCCATCTTCAGTGGACAGAGAGAGTGAATCCGGAAAAAAAGAGGTGGAAGAAGGAGAAGACAATAGGTTTGGCTATGGTGATGGTGATGGTATTACTTGCAGCCAAAGCAGCAGGTTTTGTGAAGTGAATATTGCAAACATTAGCAGAACAGGGAGCTTCTCTACTCTGCCTACACCATCTTCTTCTTCAAAGTCTCACTTCTGG ACCAATGTGTATGCAGGACTAAAGCAAGTGGTTCCATGGAAGAACAAGAAGACTACTGGTTAA
- the LOC106313964 gene encoding LOW QUALITY PROTEIN: protein SET DOMAIN GROUP 41 (The sequence of the model RefSeq protein was modified relative to this genomic sequence to represent the inferred CDS: inserted 1 base in 1 codon) — protein METISAEDVGIGVDLFPALSPLTFSLYDSFLSSHCSSCFSLLPPXPPHHLYCSLVDDSPTVSPPDLSPILSASDIRAALRLLNSISSSSAAASLPHRFGGLLTNHHRLMADSSFSVAIRRAASFISAVLRSDRKDTVLEEAAICSVLTNAVEVQDRAGVALGIAVYGSRFSWINHSCSPNACYRFVISPPHSTTTPSFQETLPRITTNTDKEHFSSNYEGTVRYGPKVIVRSIKGIKSGEEITVSYIDLLQPTGLRQSDLWSKYRFICNCGRCDASPPAYVDYILEGVVALEHDITTVGHHDRAATVGKMTNHIKEAIDDFLSDDIDPATCCEKIEGVLHHGILDSSSLRLHPSHHVALHAYITLASAYRIRSFDSETDDVGRAFEMSRIGAAYSLFLAGVSHHLVSAELSFAISAANFWTRAGECLLELASKFFMKSSSGEYDDDVKCRKCLMLVENHGEIKENFNQILKCAVTDSSQATWSFLTRGCPYLQNFKSSIDFSLKGTNCKREESKSVDQRVSILLLSFHCLLYADLLTDLCYGRKSHSVS, from the exons ATGGAGACAATATCGGCGGAAGACGTTGGCATCGGCGTTGATCTATTCCCGGCGCTCTCTCCTCTCACCTTCTCTCTCTACGACTCCTTCCTCTCCTCTCACTGCTCATCCTGCTTCTCCCTCCTCCCCC ACCCGCCGCACCATCTCTACTGCTCCCTCGTCGACGATTCTCCCACCGTCTCTCCTCCGGACCTATCCCCGATTCTCTCAGCCTCCGACATCCGAGCAGCTCTCCGTCTCCTCAACTCCATCTCCTCCTCCTCCGCCGCCGCCTCTTTGCCGCACCGGTTCGGCGGCCTTCTCACCAACCACCACCGCCTCATGGCCGATTCTTCCTTCTCCGTCGCTATCCGACGCGCCGCCAGTTTCATCTCCGCCGTTCTGAGGTCTGACCGGAAAGACACCGTGTTGGAGGAAGCGGCTATATGCTCTGTGCTAACGAACGCCGTGGAGGTGCAAGATAGAGCCGGAGTTGCTTTAGGGATCGCAGTTTATGGCTCGCGATTCTCTTGGATCAACCACAGCTGCTCTCCGAACGCTTGTTACCGTTTCGTGATCTCTCCTCCTCACAGCACCACAACGCCGTCGTTTCAGGAAACTCTTCCTCGCATCACCACCAACACAGACAAG GAACATTTTAGCAGCAATTACGAAGGTACAGTGAGATATGGACCAAAGGTAATTGTTAGAAGCATCAAGGGGATCAAGAGTGGTGAAGAGATTACTGTATCATACATCGACTTATTGCAACCAACG GGATTGAGACAGTCAGATTTGTGGTCCAAATATCGATTTATTTGTAACTGTGGAAGATGTGATGCATCACCTCCAGCTTATGTGGACTATATTCTAGAG GGAGTTGTTGCCTTGGAGCATGATATAACAACCGTTGGTCATCATGACCGAGCCGCCACAGTTGGAAAGATGACCAATCACATCAAAGAAGCCATAGATGATTTTCTATCAGACGACATTGATCCTGCAACATGTTGTGAGAAGATTGAGGGTGTTCTCCATCACGGCATTCTGGATTCTTCTTCACTGCGGTTACATCCAAGTCACCATGTCGCTCTGCATGCCTACATTACTCTGGCTTCTGCTTACAGAATCCGTTCGTTTGATTCTGAAACTGATGACGTTGGGAGGGCTTTTGAGATGAGCAGGATAGGTGCAGCTTACTCTCTCTTCCTCGCAGGTGTCTCTCACCATCTCGTCTCCGCGGAACTTTCTTTTGCTATCTCTGCTGCAAATTTTTGGACCAGAGCTGGAGAGTGCTTGTTGGAGCTTGCCTCCAAGTTTTTCATGAAGTCTTCTTCCGGAGAATATGATGATGATGTCAAGTGCAGAAAATGTCTTATGCTTGTTGAGAACCATGGAGAAATCAAAGAAAATTTTAACCAGATTCTCAAGTGTGCAGTCACCGACAGCTCACAAGCCACATGGAGTTTCCTCACTCGCGGTTGCCCTTACCTGCAAAACTTTAAGAGTTCAATTGATTTCAGCTTGAAGGGGACCAATTGCAAGAGAGAAGAATCGAAGAGTGTAGACCAAAGGGTAAGCATTCTCCTACTCTCTTTTCATTGCTTACTCTATGCAGACCTTCTGACTGATTTATGTTACGGTCGGAAGTCACATTCGGTGTCTTAA
- the LOC106313864 gene encoding dof zinc finger protein DOF4.1 produces the protein MDHHHYTHHDHDQYQHHQMTITNNNPYNTIITTPPPRTTTVDSTTMIMDAEKKMMTTMTSRPQELRNCPRCNSSNTKFCYYNNYSLAQPRYLCKSCRRYWTEGGSLRNVPVGGGSRKNKKLPLLQPNSSSSSPAKNLPDLNPPFAFTSSSSTSTSSNPSKSAHRNNNDLSLSFSYPTMQEDKRAQGHYGHFTEQAMSGGQNCLFAAPMGMIQFRQDYGHDHNNTDIGFSLDSNKVDSNNQNNLLVNGGGSKLMFSYGDRDEHHHDHERHDDGNKKRESGSSNELWSGIILGGDSGGPTW, from the coding sequence ATGGACCATCATCACTATACTCATCATGATCATGATCAATACCAACATCATCAAATGACTATTACTAACAATAATCCCTACAACACCATCATCACCACACCACCACCAAGAACAACAACAGTGGATTCAACAACAATGATAATGGATGCTGAAAAGAAGATGATGACGACGATGACCAGTAGGCCACAAGAACTAAGAAATTGTCCAAGATGCAACTCAAGCAACACCAAGTTCTGTTACTACAACAACTACAGCTTAGCACAGCCTAGGTACTTATGTAAGTCTTGTCGGAGATACTGGACTGAAGGTGGCTCTCTCCGTAACGTCCCCGTAGGCGGTGGTTCTAGAAAGAACAAGAAGCTTCCATTACTACAACCTAATTCCTCCTCTTCTTCTCCGGCCAAGAATCTCCCGGATCTCAACCCTCCTTTTGCCTTCACATCATCATCATCAACATCAACATCATCAAACCCTAGCAAGAGTGCCCATCGAAATAATAATGACCTCAGCCTCTCCTTCTCCTATCCTACTATGCAAGAAGACAAGAGAGCTCAAGGGCACTATGGTCACTTCACGGAGCAAGCTATGTCAGGAGGGCAAAACTGTCTTTTCGCAGCTCCCATGGGAATGATTCAGTTTCGTCAAGATTATGGTCATGACCACAACAATACCGATATTGGGTTTTCGTTAGATAGTAACAAGGTAGACTCTAATAATCAGAATAACTTGCTTGTTAATGGAGGAGGAAGTAAGCTGATGTTTTCATATGGAGATCGTGATGAACATCATCATGACCATGAGAGACACGATGATGGTAATAAGAAGAGAGAAAGTGGTTCAAGCAATGAGCTATGGAGTGGAATCATCCTAGGTGGTGATAGTGGTGGACCAACATGGTGA